A stretch of Endozoicomonas sp. SCSIO W0465 DNA encodes these proteins:
- a CDS encoding DMT family transporter, translating into MSDNSKACFYALATALLWSTIATAFKIALSHLDPWQLVFWSVATATLLLTIMVIIQGKAGLIFSQFKQSPGLFLVLGLLNPFLYHIVLFGAYDRLPAQQAQALNYSWPVALTLLAAPLLGRKLSMSSLLCCLLAYAGVLIICTRGAFQNLDFSSPTGVLLALSSTLIWALYWIFNTRRAGDPVVGLLICFICGLPWIIGATALFSGFWPISVKGLAAAAYVGLIEMGFAYILWLKALKLADNTAMISNISYLSPFLSLIFIANILGESIYPATYAGLMMIIVAVLAQQHLSAAAKSRTQTS; encoded by the coding sequence ATGTCAGACAATAGCAAAGCCTGTTTCTATGCCCTGGCCACGGCCTTATTGTGGTCGACCATTGCCACCGCCTTTAAAATAGCCCTTAGCCATCTTGACCCATGGCAGCTGGTATTCTGGTCCGTGGCAACTGCCACCCTCCTGCTGACCATCATGGTCATCATTCAGGGAAAGGCGGGCTTAATCTTCTCCCAATTCAAACAATCACCGGGATTATTCCTGGTCCTGGGACTGTTAAACCCTTTTCTCTATCACATTGTATTGTTCGGCGCGTATGATCGGCTTCCGGCGCAACAGGCGCAGGCATTAAACTACAGCTGGCCAGTCGCCCTGACCTTACTCGCCGCTCCTTTACTGGGCAGAAAGTTGTCAATGTCCAGCCTGCTGTGCTGCCTGCTGGCCTACGCCGGTGTATTGATTATCTGTACCCGCGGAGCGTTTCAAAACCTTGATTTCTCCAGTCCCACCGGTGTGCTTCTGGCGCTGTCAAGTACCCTTATCTGGGCGCTTTACTGGATATTCAATACCCGGCGTGCAGGAGATCCTGTCGTTGGCCTGCTGATCTGCTTTATCTGTGGACTGCCCTGGATTATTGGTGCCACCGCCCTTTTCTCCGGTTTCTGGCCCATTTCTGTTAAAGGCCTGGCAGCAGCGGCCTATGTTGGCCTGATTGAAATGGGCTTTGCTTATATCCTGTGGCTGAAAGCCCTTAAACTAGCGGACAATACTGCTATGATCAGCAATATCAGCTACCTCAGTCCGTTCCTGTCACTGATCTTTATCGCCAATATCCTTGGCGAGTCTATCTATCCTGCCACCTATGCTGGCTTGATGATGATTATTGTTGCCGTGCTGGCTCAGCAGCATCTGTCGGCGGCAGCAAAAAGCAGAACGCAAACATCATGA
- a CDS encoding OmpA family protein, with translation MRFITPIKTPTLFIITLLLAGCASDGHIKRWGQCALIGAGTGALVGAAGNSESASKSGQTAAYGAIGGALVGAALCALTGGDSDQDGVPDKKDRCMHTPKGVKVDNSGCPVDSDGDGVPDYMDKCANTPNGVAVDANGCPDSDGDGVPDNMDRCPNTPAGVAVDQSGCPTDSDGDGVPNGIDKCPNTPKGVPVNADGCPLQRDLGIVYFGFNKTDIDQLGRQVLDQIAEVAKQHTGIRLTAVGYTDSTGPLEYNEKLALRRAESVKQYLEGQGVSGNRITAAAGGVMELGDQTSQGRRSNRHVSITIEQP, from the coding sequence ATGCGTTTCATCACTCCCATTAAAACGCCAACTCTGTTCATAATCACCCTGTTGCTGGCTGGCTGCGCCAGTGATGGTCACATCAAGCGATGGGGCCAATGCGCCCTGATCGGAGCCGGTACCGGGGCCCTTGTTGGTGCTGCAGGCAACAGCGAAAGCGCATCCAAAAGTGGTCAAACCGCAGCTTATGGTGCTATTGGCGGAGCCCTGGTCGGTGCCGCTCTCTGTGCACTGACCGGCGGCGACAGTGATCAGGATGGCGTTCCTGATAAAAAAGACCGCTGTATGCACACCCCCAAAGGCGTAAAAGTCGATAACAGTGGCTGCCCTGTAGACTCAGATGGTGATGGGGTTCCTGACTATATGGATAAATGTGCCAATACCCCTAATGGAGTAGCAGTCGATGCTAACGGTTGTCCCGATTCCGACGGCGATGGTGTCCCGGACAACATGGATCGCTGCCCCAACACCCCTGCCGGTGTAGCGGTTGACCAGTCTGGCTGCCCCACCGACAGCGATGGGGATGGTGTCCCCAACGGAATAGATAAATGCCCCAACACCCCCAAAGGCGTTCCGGTCAATGCAGATGGCTGCCCACTCCAGAGAGATTTGGGCATTGTTTACTTTGGGTTCAATAAAACCGATATTGACCAGTTGGGCCGCCAGGTTCTGGACCAAATTGCTGAAGTTGCCAAACAGCATACTGGCATCCGTCTGACTGCCGTTGGTTACACCGATTCAACCGGACCGCTGGAATACAATGAGAAACTCGCCCTACGCAGGGCTGAAAGTGTCAAACAATACCTGGAAGGCCAGGGAGTCAGTGGCAATCGAATCACAGCGGCTGCCGGTGGTGTCATGGAGTTAGGCGATCAAACCAGCCAAGGCCGCAGAAGCAACCGTCATGTTTCCATCACCATTGAACAACCTTGA